In Thermomonas carbonis, a single genomic region encodes these proteins:
- a CDS encoding hybrid sensor histidine kinase/response regulator, protein MLSVSIVVAAAVLWLGLLFGTALYAERRPGVLASHWHHVYALSLAVYCTSWTFFGTVTQAARYDWPLPPTFVGTLLLYALGAGLMLQLVKLARASNATSIADLIATRLGKDAWLAAGVTLIAVLGLIPYVALQLKAVSMSFALLTDSQAGADQPPWRDSSLYVALVMGLFAMLFGTRRASAAEHNRGLVLAMAFESLFKLVAMLALGLFVWLGLGLPSSPSLPEAAASVSTDNGGFIPLVLLGVLAMFTLPHQFHVGVVECRDERHVLTARWLFPLYLVLIALPVLPLARAGDALLAGQGVPSDLYVLALPLSQSQTGLALFAFLGGLSAATGMVVVSTLTLSLMIGNHWLAPGLLRGAWARGDAGDLRGNVLLLRRMGIAAIMLLAWAYSRSIAGNAALADVGALSFSALATLAPALGFAVWRTQTPPRAALIGMFAAFLTWAWCLPVPLLLRDGAQVWLHEGPLGIAWLAPESFFGLTGWSPLGRAVAASLFVGTLVTLALSAWHRPVARMGRRRLDARSLDNVARRFLPATQVEQLLARGRDAEAEIERALSSVLGSASARVLLDAARRDATDASRPGADLDTVAAIVGEASQDLRFNQRVLEAALENMSQGISVVDADLRLVAWNRRYAELFGYPSGMLRVGMPIAEASQWALRALGDVDEDDAALQRRLAHMRAGTAHLSERVFPGGSIVEDIIVEIRGNPMPGGGFVATFTDVTAFRQAETGLKRINETLEQRVGERTAMLETAKGEAERANDAKSRFLAAIGHDLLQPLHAAHLFADALQQRGDAEQRELARQIGGALDSTTDLLGTLLDMSRLEAGGLMPEPRDFPLAEVLDPLVAQFGVLASERGLRLRHVPTRAWVRSDPQLLRRVLQNFLANAVRYTASGSVLLGVRRSGDALRIEVHDTGPGIDPARFEAIFEEFRRGEDAPGQGLGLGLAIAQRIAVLLGSDVGLHSTTARGSRFSIDVPRVAAMQPHRHAKRGLAGLRVLLVDNEPQALDALASVLRGWACEVRAVADGDAARAALSREPADLWVFDYHLDHEDDGVSLQQRLATDFGNTPCLILSADQTGTVRSAAQEAGLPLLMKPLRPLALKSVLDRMLAASAIHDTNPD, encoded by the coding sequence ATGCTGAGCGTTTCGATCGTCGTCGCGGCAGCGGTGCTGTGGCTGGGATTGCTGTTCGGCACCGCGCTGTATGCCGAGCGTCGTCCGGGCGTCCTGGCCAGCCATTGGCACCATGTGTATGCGTTGTCACTGGCGGTCTATTGCACCAGCTGGACGTTCTTCGGCACCGTCACCCAGGCCGCGCGTTACGACTGGCCGTTGCCGCCCACCTTCGTCGGGACCTTGCTGCTGTATGCGCTCGGCGCAGGGCTGATGCTGCAACTGGTGAAGCTGGCGCGGGCCAGCAATGCCACCTCGATCGCCGACCTGATCGCCACCCGGCTGGGCAAGGATGCATGGCTCGCGGCCGGCGTCACCTTGATCGCGGTGCTCGGCCTGATTCCGTATGTCGCCCTGCAACTGAAAGCGGTGTCGATGAGTTTCGCCCTGCTGACCGACTCCCAGGCCGGTGCCGACCAGCCACCGTGGCGCGACAGCTCGTTGTACGTGGCGCTGGTGATGGGCCTGTTCGCGATGCTGTTCGGCACCCGCCGTGCCAGCGCCGCCGAGCACAACCGCGGACTGGTGCTGGCGATGGCATTCGAGTCGCTGTTCAAGCTGGTGGCGATGCTGGCACTGGGCCTGTTCGTTTGGCTTGGCCTCGGATTGCCGTCATCGCCCTCGCTGCCGGAGGCGGCGGCATCGGTATCTACCGACAACGGCGGCTTCATCCCGTTGGTGCTGCTCGGCGTGCTGGCGATGTTCACCCTGCCGCACCAGTTCCACGTCGGCGTGGTGGAGTGCCGCGACGAACGCCACGTGCTGACTGCGCGCTGGTTGTTCCCGCTGTACCTCGTCCTTATCGCATTGCCGGTGTTGCCGCTGGCGCGCGCCGGTGATGCGCTGCTGGCCGGGCAGGGCGTGCCATCGGACCTCTATGTGCTGGCGTTGCCGTTGTCGCAATCGCAGACCGGGCTGGCACTGTTCGCATTCCTCGGTGGGCTCAGCGCCGCCACGGGCATGGTCGTGGTGAGCACGCTCACGCTGAGCCTGATGATCGGCAACCATTGGCTGGCACCCGGCCTGTTGCGCGGCGCTTGGGCGCGTGGCGATGCCGGCGATTTGCGCGGCAACGTGCTGCTGCTGCGCCGGATGGGCATCGCCGCGATCATGCTGCTGGCCTGGGCCTACAGCCGTTCGATCGCCGGCAACGCGGCGCTGGCCGATGTCGGTGCGTTGTCGTTCTCGGCCTTGGCCACGCTCGCGCCGGCACTGGGCTTCGCGGTGTGGCGCACGCAGACGCCGCCACGTGCCGCACTGATCGGCATGTTCGCCGCATTCCTGACCTGGGCCTGGTGCCTGCCGGTGCCGCTGCTGTTGCGCGATGGTGCGCAGGTCTGGCTGCACGAAGGTCCGCTCGGCATCGCCTGGCTCGCACCGGAGAGCTTCTTCGGTCTGACGGGTTGGAGCCCGCTGGGTCGCGCGGTTGCGGCCAGCCTGTTCGTCGGCACCTTGGTCACGCTCGCACTGTCGGCGTGGCATCGCCCGGTCGCGCGGATGGGTCGGCGTCGCCTGGATGCGCGCAGCCTCGACAACGTCGCCCGGCGCTTCTTGCCGGCGACGCAGGTCGAGCAATTGCTCGCACGCGGCCGCGATGCCGAAGCCGAGATCGAACGCGCGTTGTCGTCGGTGCTCGGTTCGGCGTCGGCGCGCGTATTGCTGGACGCGGCGCGGCGCGATGCCACCGATGCAAGTCGACCCGGTGCGGATCTGGATACGGTCGCTGCCATCGTCGGCGAGGCCAGCCAGGACCTGCGTTTCAACCAGCGCGTGCTGGAAGCCGCGCTGGAAAACATGAGCCAGGGCATCAGCGTGGTCGATGCCGACCTGCGACTGGTCGCATGGAACCGCCGCTATGCGGAATTGTTCGGCTATCCATCGGGGATGCTGCGGGTCGGCATGCCGATCGCCGAAGCATCGCAATGGGCGCTGCGCGCGCTCGGCGATGTGGACGAGGACGATGCGGCATTGCAACGACGGCTCGCGCATATGCGTGCCGGTACTGCGCACCTGTCTGAGCGCGTGTTCCCCGGTGGCAGCATCGTCGAAGACATCATTGTCGAAATCCGCGGCAATCCGATGCCCGGCGGCGGCTTCGTCGCCACCTTCACCGACGTCACCGCCTTCCGCCAGGCCGAGACCGGCTTGAAGCGCATCAACGAAACGCTGGAGCAACGCGTCGGCGAGCGCACCGCGATGCTCGAGACCGCCAAGGGCGAGGCCGAGCGGGCCAACGACGCCAAGAGCCGTTTCCTCGCCGCGATCGGTCACGATCTGCTGCAGCCCTTGCATGCCGCACACCTGTTTGCGGATGCGTTGCAACAGCGCGGCGACGCCGAGCAGCGCGAACTCGCGCGGCAGATCGGCGGCGCGCTGGATTCGACCACCGACCTGCTCGGTACGCTGCTCGACATGTCGCGGCTGGAGGCAGGCGGCCTGATGCCGGAACCGCGCGATTTCCCGCTGGCCGAGGTGCTGGATCCGCTGGTCGCGCAGTTCGGCGTGCTCGCCAGCGAACGCGGCCTGCGCCTGCGCCACGTGCCGACGCGCGCGTGGGTGCGCAGCGATCCGCAACTGCTGCGCCGGGTGCTGCAGAACTTCCTGGCCAATGCGGTGCGCTACACCGCGAGCGGCAGCGTGCTGCTGGGTGTGCGTCGCAGTGGCGATGCACTGCGCATCGAGGTCCACGACACCGGCCCGGGCATCGATCCCGCGCGTTTCGAGGCGATTTTCGAGGAGTTCCGCCGTGGCGAGGATGCGCCGGGGCAGGGGCTCGGCCTGGGTCTGGCCATCGCCCAGCGCATCGCGGTATTGCTCGGCTCCGATGTCGGCCTGCACAGCACGACTGCGCGTGGCAGCCGCTTCAGCATCGACGTTCCGCGCGTGGCGGCGATGCAACCGCATCGCCACGCGAAGCGCGGGCTTGCGGGGCTGCGCGTATTGCTGGTCGACAACGAACCGCAGGCGCTCGATGCGTTGGCCAGCGTACTGCGTGGCTGGGCCTGCGAGGTGCGCGCGGTGGCCGATGGCGATGCCGCACGCGCGGCACTCTCACGCGAGCCTGCGGATCTCTGGGTGTTCGATTACCACCTCGATCACGAGGATGACGGTGTGTCATTGCAGCAGCGTCTCGCGACCGATTTCGGCAACACGCCTTGTCTGATCCTCAGCGCCGACCAGACCGGCACGGTTCGCAGCGCGGCGCAGGAAGCCGGGCTGCCGCTGCTGATGAAGCCATTGCGACCGCTGGCGCTGAAGTCCG
- a CDS encoding TonB-dependent receptor yields the protein MKRKNLSRAIHGVLAMSMLAGAGTAMAQDGATPAQDGQKTTTLEGIKVTARKREETLQEVPVAVTAFTADSLDKLNVKDLADLDGQVPNLTIYAARGSSSTLTAYIRGVGQSDPLWGVDPGVGIYMDDVYIARPQGALLDVFDVDRIEVLRGPQGTLYGKNTIGGAIKYISKGLRSDFNGYGSVTLGNYGQRDIKAAVGGGFGGSEYLRGRISVADLHRDGFGENLVTGAQVSDKKIRAIRANLGAYVTDSFDLQFSFDHVDDSSGVRGAQMFRANPFDALLTPTTGPFLPLDSRYDVRNGMPNVNDTTLGGASVTANFRMNDDWTFKYVLAKRESDTETNIDFDTTPDKIADVKAYYSDEQVTHEFQANYDAGGRSRGVIGIYKFDGEAGGQVLNNFFNLSFGDTQGTVYTNSIAAYADWTFDVSDKFSIDAGLRWTSEDKNAVVRNIGYTDGTFTKPSGVVAAGFDKTINFKNLSPKISLDYQVTPDIMVYGLASRGFKSGGYNIRAQATAVPRSAEPFQDEQVDSYEVGTKMGLLDQRLFLNLSAFHNTYKDIQLSIFTEYTTPQNTKAFFGDFTNAGEGTVNGLEVEYQWLATDNFNISGNLAWLDAKFDTYMFKNVNIADQQEFTNAPDFSGALNAEYRVDLGGGGSLSARVGYTYQSRVVATTEVVKDPVTLATVEPITQDGYGLVGAGIIWKANDAWTVSLQGSNLADKAYRTTGYNLYSALGVHTGFYGPPRQYSLTVKYDF from the coding sequence ATGAAGCGCAAGAATTTGAGTCGGGCGATCCATGGCGTGTTGGCCATGTCGATGCTGGCCGGCGCGGGAACCGCGATGGCACAGGACGGGGCGACGCCCGCGCAGGACGGACAGAAGACCACGACCCTCGAGGGCATCAAGGTCACCGCGCGCAAGCGCGAGGAGACCTTGCAGGAAGTGCCGGTCGCGGTCACCGCGTTCACCGCGGACTCGCTCGACAAGCTCAACGTCAAGGATCTGGCCGACCTCGACGGACAGGTGCCGAACCTGACCATTTACGCGGCGCGCGGCTCCAGCAGCACGCTGACCGCGTACATCCGCGGCGTTGGCCAGTCCGATCCGTTGTGGGGCGTGGATCCGGGTGTGGGCATCTACATGGACGATGTCTACATCGCCCGTCCGCAAGGCGCGTTGCTCGACGTGTTCGACGTCGACCGCATCGAAGTGCTGCGCGGCCCGCAGGGCACGCTGTACGGCAAGAACACCATCGGCGGTGCGATCAAGTACATCTCCAAGGGCCTGCGTTCCGACTTCAACGGCTACGGCTCGGTCACTCTCGGCAACTATGGTCAGCGTGACATCAAGGCGGCGGTCGGCGGTGGCTTCGGCGGCAGCGAATACCTGCGCGGCCGCATATCCGTGGCCGACCTGCATCGTGACGGCTTCGGCGAGAACCTGGTCACCGGCGCACAGGTCAGCGACAAGAAGATCCGCGCCATCCGCGCCAACCTGGGCGCCTATGTCACCGACAGCTTCGACCTGCAGTTTTCATTCGACCATGTCGATGACAGCTCCGGCGTGCGCGGCGCGCAGATGTTCCGGGCCAATCCGTTCGATGCCTTGCTGACCCCGACCACGGGGCCGTTCCTGCCGCTGGACAGCCGCTACGACGTGCGCAACGGCATGCCCAACGTCAACGACACCACCCTCGGCGGCGCGTCCGTCACCGCCAATTTCCGCATGAACGATGACTGGACGTTCAAGTACGTACTGGCCAAGCGCGAGTCCGATACGGAAACCAACATCGACTTCGACACCACGCCCGACAAGATCGCCGACGTGAAGGCGTACTACAGCGACGAACAGGTCACCCACGAGTTCCAGGCCAATTACGATGCCGGCGGCCGCTCGCGCGGCGTGATCGGCATCTACAAGTTCGACGGCGAGGCCGGCGGCCAGGTGCTCAACAACTTCTTCAACCTCAGCTTCGGCGACACCCAGGGTACGGTCTACACCAACAGCATTGCGGCGTACGCGGACTGGACCTTCGACGTCAGCGACAAGTTCAGCATCGATGCCGGCCTGCGCTGGACCAGCGAAGACAAGAACGCGGTGGTCAGGAACATCGGCTACACCGATGGTACCTTCACCAAGCCCAGCGGCGTGGTTGCTGCGGGCTTCGACAAGACCATCAACTTCAAGAACCTGTCGCCGAAGATCTCGCTGGATTACCAGGTCACCCCGGACATCATGGTCTACGGCCTCGCATCGCGCGGCTTCAAGTCGGGCGGCTACAACATCCGCGCGCAGGCCACCGCGGTGCCGCGCTCGGCCGAGCCGTTCCAGGACGAGCAGGTCGACAGCTACGAGGTGGGCACCAAGATGGGCCTGCTGGACCAGCGCCTGTTCCTGAACCTGTCCGCGTTCCACAACACCTACAAGGACATCCAGCTCTCGATCTTCACCGAGTACACCACCCCGCAGAACACCAAGGCGTTCTTCGGCGACTTCACCAATGCCGGCGAAGGCACGGTCAATGGCCTGGAAGTCGAGTACCAATGGCTGGCCACCGACAACTTCAACATTTCCGGCAACCTGGCCTGGCTGGATGCGAAGTTCGACACGTACATGTTCAAGAACGTCAACATCGCCGACCAGCAGGAATTCACCAACGCACCGGATTTCTCGGGTGCGCTGAACGCCGAATACCGCGTCGACCTGGGCGGTGGTGGCAGCCTCTCCGCGCGCGTCGGTTACACCTACCAGAGTCGCGTGGTGGCCACGACCGAAGTGGTCAAGGACCCGGTGACCCTGGCCACGGTGGAGCCGATCACCCAGGACGGCTATGGACTGGTCGGTGCCGGCATCATCTGGAAGGCGAACGATGCGTGGACGGTGTCCCTGCAGGGCAGCAACCTGGCCGACAAGGCCTATCGCACCACCGGTTACAACCTGTACTCGGCACTCGGCGTGCACACCGGCTTCTACGGCCCGCCGCGTCAGTACAGCCTGACCGTGAAGTACGACTTCTGA
- a CDS encoding GntP family permease, producing MAFPAFEFLVVLAALCFLMFVAYRGYSVILFAPVAALGAVLLTDPQLVAPMFTGLFMDKMVGFLKLYFPVFLLGALFGKVIELSGFSKSIVAATIRVVGAQRAMLAIVAVCALLTYGGVSLFVVVFAVYPFAAELFRQGDIPKRLIPGTIALGAFTFTMDALPGTPQIQNIIPTTFFGTDTWAAPILGTLGGVFILIVGMVYLDWRRRVALKAGEGYGDPATLLNEPAPFAGGKLANPMIAILPLLVVGLVNKLLTLWIPQVYGESHSFDPAVIGSAAPVVQEVSKLAAIWAVEGALLAGIACVLLFAWKPVTTAFAEGSKSAIGGALLAGMNTASEYGFGAVIAALPGFLVVANALGSIPDPLVNEAVTVTALAGITGSASGGMSIALAAMAETFIANANAAGIPMEVLHRVAAMASGGMDTLPHNGAVITLLAVTGLNHRQAYKDIFAITVIKTMAVFVVIGLFYAFGVV from the coding sequence ATGGCATTCCCAGCTTTTGAATTCCTGGTCGTGCTGGCCGCGTTGTGTTTCCTGATGTTCGTGGCGTATCGCGGCTACAGCGTGATCCTGTTCGCGCCGGTCGCGGCACTGGGCGCGGTGCTGCTGACCGACCCGCAGCTGGTGGCGCCGATGTTCACCGGCCTGTTCATGGACAAGATGGTCGGCTTCCTCAAGCTGTACTTCCCGGTGTTCCTGCTCGGCGCGCTGTTCGGCAAGGTGATCGAGCTGTCGGGGTTCTCGAAGTCGATCGTGGCCGCGACCATCCGCGTGGTCGGCGCGCAACGGGCGATGCTCGCCATCGTCGCGGTATGCGCGTTGCTGACCTATGGCGGGGTGTCGCTGTTCGTGGTGGTGTTCGCGGTGTATCCGTTCGCCGCCGAGCTGTTCCGCCAGGGCGACATCCCCAAGCGGCTTATCCCGGGCACCATTGCGCTGGGCGCCTTCACGTTCACGATGGACGCACTGCCGGGCACGCCGCAGATCCAGAACATCATCCCGACCACGTTCTTCGGCACCGACACTTGGGCTGCACCGATCCTCGGCACCCTGGGCGGCGTGTTCATCCTGATCGTCGGCATGGTTTACCTGGACTGGCGCCGCCGTGTCGCCCTGAAAGCCGGCGAAGGTTATGGCGATCCCGCCACCCTGCTCAACGAGCCCGCTCCGTTCGCCGGCGGCAAGCTCGCCAATCCGATGATCGCGATCCTGCCGCTGCTGGTGGTCGGCCTCGTCAACAAACTGCTGACCTTGTGGATCCCGCAGGTCTACGGCGAAAGCCACAGCTTCGACCCGGCGGTGATCGGCAGCGCTGCGCCGGTAGTGCAGGAAGTCTCCAAGCTCGCGGCGATCTGGGCGGTCGAAGGCGCCCTGCTGGCCGGCATCGCCTGCGTATTGCTGTTCGCGTGGAAACCGGTCACCACGGCGTTCGCGGAAGGCAGCAAGTCGGCGATCGGCGGCGCATTGCTGGCCGGCATGAACACCGCATCGGAATACGGCTTCGGCGCGGTGATCGCGGCCCTGCCCGGCTTCCTCGTCGTCGCGAATGCGCTGGGCTCGATCCCGGATCCTTTGGTCAACGAAGCGGTGACCGTGACCGCGCTGGCCGGCATCACCGGCAGCGCCTCCGGCGGCATGAGCATCGCGCTGGCGGCGATGGCGGAAACCTTCATCGCCAATGCGAATGCGGCCGGCATCCCGATGGAAGTGCTGCACCGCGTCGCCGCGATGGCCTCCGGCGGCATGGACACGCTGCCGCACAACGGCGCGGTGATCACCTTGCTGGCGGTGACCGGCCTGAACCATCGTCAGGCGTACAAGGACATCTTCGCCATTACCGTGATCAAGACCATGGCCGTGTTCGTGGTGATCGGGCTGTTCTACGCCTTCGGTGTCGTCTGA
- the dinB gene encoding DNA polymerase IV → MDAFYASVEQRDDTSLRGKPVVVAWRGARSVVCAASYEARVFGVRSAMPAVRAERLCPDAVFVPPDFVRYKAVSKQVRGIFERHTDLIEPLSLDEAYLDVTVPKQDMGSATAIAVSVRDAIREETQLTASAGIAPNKFLAKIASDWNKPDGQFVLKPAMVDAFLAPLGVGKLPGVGKVMEAKLAKLGIATCNDLRLHGAEALEQRFGRWGRRLHELSLGIDERAVQAERLTLQVSAEDTFPEDLPLEALDEHIRRLAAKAWAGYLRERERHPERIARTVVLKLKTSDFRTLTRSLTASGPPTSEATVADHACDLRGRVGLPAGTLYRLVGVGLSGFSEPDGNRVMDDLFAS, encoded by the coding sequence ATGGACGCTTTCTATGCGTCGGTGGAACAGCGCGATGACACGTCCCTGCGCGGCAAGCCGGTCGTGGTCGCCTGGCGCGGCGCGCGCTCCGTGGTCTGCGCGGCGAGTTACGAAGCACGCGTGTTCGGGGTGCGCTCGGCGATGCCGGCGGTGCGCGCCGAGCGGCTGTGTCCCGATGCGGTATTCGTGCCGCCGGATTTCGTCCGCTACAAGGCGGTGTCGAAGCAGGTGCGCGGCATCTTCGAGCGGCATACCGACCTGATCGAACCGCTGTCGCTGGACGAGGCCTATCTCGACGTCACCGTGCCCAAGCAGGACATGGGCAGCGCCACCGCAATCGCCGTGTCCGTCCGCGACGCGATCCGCGAGGAGACGCAACTCACCGCATCGGCCGGCATCGCGCCCAACAAGTTCCTGGCCAAGATCGCCAGCGACTGGAACAAGCCGGACGGGCAATTCGTGCTCAAGCCGGCAATGGTCGATGCCTTCCTCGCGCCGCTCGGGGTCGGCAAACTGCCCGGCGTGGGCAAGGTGATGGAAGCGAAACTGGCGAAGCTCGGCATCGCCACCTGCAACGATTTGCGGCTGCATGGTGCCGAAGCGCTTGAACAGCGATTCGGCCGCTGGGGCCGCCGCCTGCACGAACTCTCGCTGGGCATCGATGAACGCGCGGTGCAAGCCGAACGGCTGACCCTGCAGGTGTCGGCCGAGGACACGTTTCCCGAAGACCTGCCGCTGGAGGCGCTCGACGAACACATCCGTCGCCTGGCCGCCAAGGCCTGGGCAGGCTACCTGCGCGAACGCGAACGCCATCCCGAACGCATCGCCCGTACCGTGGTGCTGAAGCTGAAGACCAGCGACTTCCGCACCCTGACCCGCAGCCTCACCGCGTCAGGGCCGCCCACCAGCGAAGCCACGGTCGCCGACCACGCCTGCGATCTGCGCGGCCGTGTCGGCTTGCCCGCGGGAACGTTGTACAGACTGGTCGGCGTGGGCCTGTCCGGCTTCAGCGAGCCGGACGGCAACCGGGTGATGGACGATCTGTTCGCGAGCTAA
- a CDS encoding DUF5671 domain-containing protein has translation MASTSPELETFVREALALGQSRIAIRQALASAGWSEEQTRGVLDGYADVDFPVPVPKPRASLSAKEAFQYLVLFATLYFSAYHLGSLLFDLINHAFPDPAAQSRSLFGDSMRFSVAALVIAFPVFAWMSHRLGIDVARHPIKRLSPVRRWLTYLTLFVAASILIGDMTTLVYNLLGGEATLRFLCKVAVVAVIAGGIFYYYMHDLRREEVEA, from the coding sequence ATGGCATCCACCAGTCCAGAGCTTGAAACGTTCGTTCGCGAGGCACTCGCGCTTGGCCAATCGCGTATTGCCATCCGTCAGGCGCTGGCGTCCGCCGGATGGAGCGAGGAGCAGACTCGCGGCGTCCTCGACGGTTATGCCGACGTTGATTTCCCGGTGCCGGTGCCGAAGCCGCGTGCCTCGCTCTCCGCGAAAGAGGCATTCCAGTATCTGGTGCTGTTCGCCACCCTGTATTTCAGCGCCTATCACCTCGGCAGCCTGCTGTTCGACCTGATCAACCATGCATTTCCGGATCCGGCGGCGCAGTCGCGCTCGCTGTTCGGCGATTCGATGCGCTTCTCGGTGGCTGCGCTGGTCATCGCGTTTCCCGTGTTCGCATGGATGTCGCATCGGCTCGGCATCGATGTGGCCCGGCATCCGATCAAGCGGCTGTCGCCGGTGCGGCGCTGGCTGACCTACCTGACCCTGTTCGTGGCGGCCAGCATCCTGATCGGCGACATGACCACGCTGGTCTACAACCTGCTGGGCGGCGAGGCCACGCTGCGCTTCCTGTGCAAGGTCGCGGTGGTAGCGGTGATCGCAGGCGGGATCTTCTATTACTACATGCACGACCTGCGCCGCGAAGAGGTGGAGGCATGA
- a CDS encoding esterase/lipase family protein — protein sequence MVDGNDLRGANRLLVDAVTGTTDLVEAVHASILGWPRRVIGLAPKPDTGGIPGLAYNGVRGIARLAGSGIDRLLRRMPNTRGEMDRHPQREALIAALNGVLGDHLVATDNPLALTATLRMSGRPLVLDRDALAISHPDAGAHLLVMVHGLCMNDLQWQQGQHHHGDTLADELGFQVIHLYYNSGLSIADNGRIFSALLQQLVDAWPVLVERIAILAHSMGGLVSRAAIAAAQADDSRWLRTLDTLVSLGTPHLGAPLERAGDLLQTVLGISAHSAPFTALGGLRSAGIQDLRHGSLLVRHPPLPAHVRAYAVAASTQPPRSDGTAHGSHGDGLVPVASAFGDHEDPALGLGIPDEYRLLVHRTGHIGLLASTKVRKQLRDWLG from the coding sequence ATGGTCGATGGCAACGACCTGCGCGGGGCCAACCGGCTGCTGGTGGATGCCGTGACCGGCACCACCGACCTGGTCGAAGCCGTGCATGCCAGCATCCTCGGCTGGCCGCGGCGCGTGATCGGACTGGCGCCGAAACCCGATACCGGCGGCATACCCGGCCTGGCTTACAACGGTGTGCGCGGCATCGCGCGGCTGGCGGGCAGCGGCATCGACCGGTTGCTGCGCAGGATGCCGAACACTCGCGGCGAGATGGACAGACATCCGCAACGCGAGGCACTGATTGCGGCGCTCAATGGCGTGCTCGGCGATCACCTGGTCGCCACCGACAATCCGTTGGCTCTGACCGCCACGTTGCGGATGTCCGGTCGCCCGCTGGTGCTGGATCGCGATGCCTTGGCGATCAGCCACCCGGATGCCGGAGCGCACCTGCTGGTGATGGTCCACGGCCTGTGCATGAACGACCTGCAATGGCAGCAGGGCCAGCATCACCACGGCGACACACTCGCCGACGAACTCGGGTTCCAGGTGATCCACCTGTACTACAACAGCGGCCTGTCGATCGCCGACAACGGCCGCATCTTCTCGGCCCTGCTGCAGCAACTGGTCGATGCGTGGCCGGTGCTGGTAGAGCGCATCGCGATACTCGCGCACAGCATGGGTGGGCTGGTGTCGCGCGCGGCCATCGCGGCCGCGCAGGCCGATGACAGCCGCTGGCTGCGCACGCTCGACACGCTGGTGTCGCTGGGCACGCCGCACCTCGGTGCGCCATTGGAACGTGCCGGCGACCTGCTGCAAACCGTCCTCGGGATCAGCGCACACAGCGCGCCGTTCACGGCCTTGGGCGGCCTGCGCAGTGCCGGCATCCAGGACCTGCGCCACGGCAGCCTGCTCGTGCGCCATCCACCGCTGCCTGCGCACGTGCGTGCGTATGCAGTTGCGGCCTCGACCCAGCCGCCGCGCAGCGACGGGACTGCACACGGTTCGCATGGGGACGGCTTGGTCCCGGTCGCCAGTGCCTTCGGCGATCACGAGGATCCAGCCCTCGGGCTTGGCATTCCCGATGAGTATCGATTATTGGTCCATCGCACAGGTCACATCGGGCTGCTGGCCAGCACGAAGGTACGCAAGCAACTGCGTGACTGGCTGGGCTGA